A genome region from Perca fluviatilis chromosome 20, GENO_Pfluv_1.0, whole genome shotgun sequence includes the following:
- the myct1b gene encoding myc target protein 1 homolog isoform X1, which yields MAHNETHPLLEILKSFNLGDMMLAFCLSVLVGLLLGALVYVLLTWASRRQATARITRRSKKRSGTSHTPMSNQLGLYRSTFLSVYRQPSLEPVGPLGSKPGVETSTFRPVPKRSRAGLEMGEDTLMPEDTAASNSSDSASLVPSKRHSFWLGNNGLKGFLPSQTPPPAYDSVIHAFEETCT from the exons ATGGCACATAATGAAACACATCCCCTTTTGGAGATACTAAAGTCATTTAATCTTG GCGATATGATGTTAGCCTTCTGTTTATCTGTGCTTGTGGGCCTGCTGCTGGGTGCTCTGGTGTACGTTCTGTTGACCTGGGCATCCAGGCGCCAGGCCACCGCCAGGATCACCAGGCGCTCCAAAAAGAGATCCGGCACTTCACATACACCCATGAGCAACCAGCTGGGCCTTTACAGAAGCACTTTTCTGAGCGTATACAGACAGCCCTCTCTGGAGCCAGTGGGCCCTCTGGGGAGTAAGCCCGGCGTAGAGACCTCAACCTTCCGCCCAGTGCCCAAGAGAAGCAGGGCTGGTCTGGAGATGGGAGAGGACACTCTCATGCCTGAGGACACAGCAGCATCAAACTCATCGGATTCAGCATCCCTCGTGCCAAGCAAGAGACATTCCTTCTGGTTGGGCAACAATGGACTTAAAGGCTTCCTACCCTCACAGACTCCCCCTCCTGCATACGACAGTGTCATCCATGCCTTTGAGGAGACTTGCACTTGA
- the myct1b gene encoding myc target protein 1 homolog isoform X2 yields the protein MMLAFCLSVLVGLLLGALVYVLLTWASRRQATARITRRSKKRSGTSHTPMSNQLGLYRSTFLSVYRQPSLEPVGPLGSKPGVETSTFRPVPKRSRAGLEMGEDTLMPEDTAASNSSDSASLVPSKRHSFWLGNNGLKGFLPSQTPPPAYDSVIHAFEETCT from the coding sequence ATGATGTTAGCCTTCTGTTTATCTGTGCTTGTGGGCCTGCTGCTGGGTGCTCTGGTGTACGTTCTGTTGACCTGGGCATCCAGGCGCCAGGCCACCGCCAGGATCACCAGGCGCTCCAAAAAGAGATCCGGCACTTCACATACACCCATGAGCAACCAGCTGGGCCTTTACAGAAGCACTTTTCTGAGCGTATACAGACAGCCCTCTCTGGAGCCAGTGGGCCCTCTGGGGAGTAAGCCCGGCGTAGAGACCTCAACCTTCCGCCCAGTGCCCAAGAGAAGCAGGGCTGGTCTGGAGATGGGAGAGGACACTCTCATGCCTGAGGACACAGCAGCATCAAACTCATCGGATTCAGCATCCCTCGTGCCAAGCAAGAGACATTCCTTCTGGTTGGGCAACAATGGACTTAAAGGCTTCCTACCCTCACAGACTCCCCCTCCTGCATACGACAGTGTCATCCATGCCTTTGAGGAGACTTGCACTTGA